A genomic window from Triticum urartu cultivar G1812 chromosome 7, Tu2.1, whole genome shotgun sequence includes:
- the LOC125518000 gene encoding sucrose synthase 7-like, producing the protein MASNLSFKRMDSIAETMPDALQQSRYQMKRCFQRYVSKGRRLLKNQQLVEELEKSLDDKAEKEKLVEGFLGYIICSTQEAVVLPPFVAFAVRMNPGIWEYVKVHSDDLSVEGITPSEYLKFKETLYDEKWAKDDNSLEVDFGALDLSTPHLTLPSSIGNGMQFISKFMSSKLNEKPESMKPLLDYLLTLNYRGEKLMVNDTIDTVDKLQTALLLAEVFVSGLPKFTPYLKFEQRFQEWGLEKGWGENAERCKETLNFLSEVLQAPDPINTEKFFSRVPSIFNIVVFSIHGYFGQEKVLGLPDTGGQVVYILDQVRSMEEELVQRIKQQGLHITPKILVLTRLIPDSKGTKCNVELEPVENTKYSHILRVPFKTEDGKDLRQWVSRFDIYPYLERYTQEASTKILDILEGKPDLIIGNYTDGNLVASLMSSKLGVTQGTIAHALEKTKYENSDAKWRELDQKYHFSCQFTADMIAMNTTDFIITSTYQEIAGSKEKPGQYEHHYAFTMPGLCRFSTGINVFDPKFNIAAPGADQSVYFPYTQKQKRLTGLHPQIEELLYSKEDTDEHIGYLADKNKPIIFSMARLDKVKNITGLVEWYGQNKKVRDLVNLVVVAGLLNAAQSKDREEIDEINKMHNLIDKYQLKGQIRWIKAQTDRVRNGELYRYIADTKGAFVQPALYEAFGLTVIEAMNCGLPTFATNQGGPAEIIVDGVSGFHINPMNGREAGTKIADFFQKCKEDPSYWNKVSTAGLQRIYECYTWKIYATKVLNMGSMYSFWRTLNKEERAAKQRYLQMFYNLQYRNLVKTVPRIGEQPPRTTASTSTSTTGAAVVRDEIVVRPKERKPRNRIQRMMTSLLGPKRRANK; encoded by the exons ATGGCTTCCAATCTCAGCTTCAAGAGAATGGACAGCATCGCTGAAACCATGCCTGATGCGCTGCAACAAAGCCGGTACCAGATGAAGAGATGCTTCCAAAG GTATGTATCGAAGGGCAGGAGGCTCTTGAAGAACCAGCAGCTCGTGGAGGAGCTGGAAAAATCACTAGATGACAAAGCTGAGAAGGAAAAGCTTGTTGAAGGCTTTCTCGGTTACATTATTTGTTCGACACAG GAAGCAGTAGTGCTACCGCCATTCGTTGCATTTGCTGTTAGAATGAATCCTGGCATCTGGGAATACGTCAAAGTTCATTCCGATGATCTGTCGGTCGAAGGAATTACACCATCAGAGTACCTGAAGTTCAAAGAGACCTTATATGATGAGAAATG GGCCAAGGATGACAATTCATTGGAAGTTGATTTTGGTGCTCTTGACCTCTCAACACCTCATCTGACGCTGCCCTCGTCCATAGGGAATGGGATGCAGTTTATCTCCAAATTCATGTCTTCAAAGCTGAATGAGAAGCCTGAAAGCATGAAGCCGTTGCTAGACTATTTGCTCACCCTGAATTACCGCGGCGAG AAACTGATGGTCAACGACACGATCGACACGGTGGACAAGCTTCAGACAGCGCTGCTCCTTGCAGAAGTTTTTGTCAGCGGGCTGCCTAAATTCACACCATATTTGAAATTTGAACAGAG ATTTCAGGAGTGGGGATTGGAGAAAGGATGGGGTGAGAATGCTGAAAGGTGCAAGGAGACTCTGAATTTCCTATCTGAAGTGCTCCAGGCACCAGATCCTATCAACACGGAGAAGTTCTTCAGCAGGGTCCCATCCATATTTAACATTGTCGTCTTCTCTATCCATGGTTACTTTGGCCAAGAGAAGGTTCTAGGATTGCCAGACACCGGCGGTCAG GTTGTTTACATCCTGGACCAAGTCAGGTCCATGGAAGAGGAGCTGGTGCAGAGGATCAAGCAGCAGGGTTTGCACATAACACCAAAGATTCTTGTG CTTACAAGACTGATACCAGATTCCAAAGGCACAAAATGTAATGTGGAGCTCGAACCGGTTGAAAATACAAAATATTCACACATACTTCGTGTGCCGTTCAAGACTGAAGACGGGAAGGATTTGCGCCAGTGGGTTTCCCGGTTCGACATTTACCCTTACCTGGAGAGATATACTCAG GAGGCTTCTACCAAAATCCTTGACATTCTAGAGGGCAAACCAGACTTGATCATTGGCAACTACACTGATGGAAACTTGGTGGCATCCCTCATGTCGAGCAAACTCGGAGTCACACAG GGAACAATTGCACATGCTCTCGAGAAGACGAAGTATGAGAACTCAGATGCTAAGTGGAGAGAGCTGGACCAAAAATACCACTTCTCCTGCCAATTTACTGCCGATATGATTGCCATGAACACTACTGACTTTATCATCACTAGCACATACCAAGAAATTGCTGGGAG CAAAGAGAAGCCTGGTCAATATGAACACCACTACGCATTCACAATGCCCGGTCTTTGCCGTTTCTCCACGGGCATCAATGTCTTTGATCCGAAGTTCAACATTGCTGCACCTGGTGCCGATCAGTccgtctacttcccctacacacAGAAGCAGAAGCGGCTGACAGGTTTACACCCACAGATTGAGGAGTTACTGTACAGCAAGGAGGATACAGACGAACACAT AGGGTATCTGGCAGACAAAAATAAGCCAATCATTTTCTCGATGGCAAGGCTAGACAAGGTGAAGAACATCACTGGACTAGTGGAGTGGTATGGCCAGAACAAGAAGGTCAGGGACCTTGTGAACCTCGTCGTCGTTGCAGGCCTCCTGAATGCTGCACAGTCCAAGGACCGAGAAGAGATAGACGAGATCAACAAGATGCACAATTTGATCGACAAGTACCAGCTGAAAGGACAGATCCGGTGGATCAAGGCTCAGACTGACCGTGTCCGCAACGGCGAGCTGTACCGTTACATTGCAGATACAAAGGGTGCATTTGTTCAG CCTGCACTCTATGAAGCATTTGGGCTAACAGTGATTGAGGCGATGAACTGCGGGCTGCCAACGTTCGCGACAAACCAGGGAGGGCCAGCGGAGATCATTGTCGATGGCGTCTCGGGTTTCCACATAAACCCGATGAATGGCAGGGAGGCTGGCACCAAGATTGCAGACTTCTTCCAGAAGTGCAAAGAAGACCCAAGCTACTGGAACAAGGTGTCCACTGCTGGACTTCAGCGCATCTACGAATG CTACACATGGAAGATATACGCAACTAAAGTGCTGAACATGGGATCGATGTATAGCTTCTGGAGGACTCTGAACAAGGAGGAGAGAGCGGCCAAACAGCGGTACCTGCAGATGTTCTACAATCTTCAGTACAGGAACCTG GTGAAGACTGTCCCTAGAATAGGGGAGCAGCCCCCGAGGACCACAGCCTCGACCTCGACCTCGACAACAGGCGCTGCGGTGGTGCGTGACGAGATTGTAGTGAGGCCGAAAGAAAG aAAGCCACGGAATCGGATCCAGAG GATGATGACCAGCCTACTCGGGCCGAAGCGGCGTGCTAACAAATGA